The following are encoded in a window of Streptomyces sp. 11x1 genomic DNA:
- a CDS encoding thiamine pyrophosphate-binding protein produces the protein MPDGNSQDLISGGHLVAKALKAEGVEVIYTLCGGHIIDIYDGCVDEGIEVVDVRHEQVAAHAADGYARITGKPGCAVVTAGPGTTDAVTGVANAFRAESPMLLIGGQGAHTQHKMGSLQDLPHVDMMTPITKFAATVPDTARAADMVSMAFRECYHGAPGPSFLEIPRDVLDAKVPVEKARVPKAGAYRASTRSAGDPEAIEKLADLLVHAEKPAILLGSQVWTTRGTESAIDLVRTLNIPAYMNGAGRGTLPPGDPHHFQLSRRYAFSNADVIVIVGTPFDFRMGYGKRLSPDANVVQIDLDYRTVGKNRDIDLGIVGDAGLVLKSVTEAASGRINGGASKRKEWLDELRAAEQTAIEKRLPSLRSDASPIHPYRLVSEINDFLTEDSIYIGDGGDIVTFSGQVVQPKSPGHWMDPGPLGTLGVGVPFVLAAKKARPDKEVVALFGDGAFSLTGWDFETLVRYDLPFVGIVGNNSSMNQIRYGQAQKYGPERERVGNTLGDVHYDRFAQMLGGYGEEVRDPADIGPALRRARESGKPSLVNVWVDPDAYAPGTMNQTMYK, from the coding sequence ATGCCCGACGGCAACAGCCAGGACCTCATTTCCGGTGGTCACCTCGTCGCGAAGGCACTCAAAGCGGAGGGTGTGGAGGTCATCTACACCCTGTGCGGCGGCCACATCATCGACATCTACGACGGCTGCGTCGACGAGGGCATCGAGGTCGTCGACGTCCGTCACGAACAGGTCGCCGCACACGCCGCCGACGGCTACGCCCGCATCACGGGCAAGCCCGGCTGCGCGGTCGTCACCGCCGGCCCCGGTACCACCGACGCCGTGACCGGTGTCGCCAACGCCTTCCGCGCGGAGTCCCCGATGCTGCTGATCGGCGGCCAGGGCGCGCACACCCAGCACAAGATGGGGTCCCTCCAGGACCTGCCGCACGTCGACATGATGACGCCCATCACCAAGTTCGCGGCGACCGTGCCGGACACGGCCCGCGCCGCCGACATGGTGTCGATGGCGTTCCGTGAGTGCTACCACGGCGCCCCCGGCCCCTCCTTCCTGGAGATCCCGCGCGATGTCCTCGACGCCAAGGTGCCGGTGGAGAAGGCACGCGTCCCGAAGGCCGGCGCCTACCGGGCCTCGACCCGCTCGGCCGGCGACCCCGAGGCGATCGAGAAGCTCGCCGACCTGCTGGTGCACGCCGAGAAGCCCGCGATCCTGCTGGGCAGCCAGGTGTGGACGACCCGCGGCACCGAGTCCGCCATCGACCTGGTGCGCACGCTGAACATCCCGGCCTACATGAACGGCGCGGGACGCGGCACCCTCCCGCCCGGCGACCCCCACCACTTCCAGCTCTCCCGCCGGTACGCCTTCTCGAACGCCGACGTCATCGTCATCGTCGGCACGCCCTTCGACTTCCGCATGGGCTACGGCAAGCGGCTGTCGCCGGACGCGAACGTCGTCCAGATCGATCTCGACTACCGGACCGTCGGCAAGAACCGCGACATCGACCTCGGGATCGTCGGCGACGCGGGCCTCGTGCTCAAGTCGGTGACCGAGGCGGCCTCCGGACGCATCAACGGGGGCGCGTCGAAGCGCAAGGAGTGGCTCGACGAGCTGCGCGCCGCCGAGCAGACGGCCATCGAGAAGCGGCTGCCCAGCCTGAGGTCCGACGCCTCGCCCATCCACCCCTACCGGCTGGTCAGCGAGATCAACGACTTCCTCACCGAGGACTCGATCTACATCGGCGACGGCGGCGACATCGTCACCTTCTCCGGTCAGGTCGTGCAGCCCAAGTCACCCGGGCACTGGATGGACCCGGGGCCCCTCGGCACGCTCGGCGTCGGCGTCCCCTTCGTGCTGGCCGCCAAGAAGGCGCGGCCCGACAAGGAGGTGGTGGCCCTCTTCGGTGACGGCGCCTTCTCCCTCACCGGCTGGGACTTCGAGACCCTCGTCCGCTACGACCTCCCCTTCGTCGGCATCGTCGGCAACAACTCGTCCATGAACCAGATCCGCTACGGCCAGGCCCAGAAGTACGGCCCGGAGCGCGAGCGCGTCGGCAACACCCTCGGCGATGTCCACTACGACAGGTTCGCCCAGATGCTGGGCGGTTACGGCGAGGAGGTCCGCGACCCCGCCGACATCGGCCCCGCGCTCCGGCGCGCCCGTGAGTCCGGCAAGCCGTCGCTCGTCAACGTCTGGGTCGACCCGGACGCGTACGCCCCCGGAACCATGAACCAGACGATGTACAAGTGA
- the frc gene encoding formyl-CoA transferase yields the protein MTPTAGTSTKALEGVRVLDMTHVQSGPSATQLLAWLGADVVKLEAPTGDITRKQLRDLPDVDSLYFTMLNCNKRSITLNTKTERGKEILTELIRRSDVMVENFGPGAVDRMGFTWDRIQEINPRIVYASIKGFGDGPYTDFKAYEVVAQAMGGSMATTGFEDGPPLATGAQIGDSGTGIHAVAAILAALYQRESTGRGQRVNVAMQHAVLNLCRVKLRDQQRLAHGPLREYPNDDFGDEVPRSGNASGGGQPGWAVKCAPGGPNDYVYVIVQPVGWQPLSELIGRPELADDPEWATPEARLPKLNKMFQLIEEWSSTLPKWEVLERLNAHNIPCGPILSTKEIIEDESLVSNEMVVTVPHPERGEFVTVGSPLKLSDSPVDVTSSPLLGEHNEEVYVGELGLGDEELRLLKSNGVI from the coding sequence ATGACCCCCACCGCAGGAACGTCGACCAAGGCTCTCGAAGGCGTCCGCGTCCTCGACATGACGCACGTCCAGTCCGGCCCGTCCGCCACCCAACTCCTCGCCTGGCTCGGCGCGGACGTGGTGAAGCTGGAGGCGCCGACCGGCGACATCACGCGCAAGCAGCTGCGCGACCTCCCCGACGTCGACTCCCTCTACTTCACGATGCTCAACTGCAACAAGCGGAGCATCACCCTCAACACCAAGACCGAGCGCGGCAAGGAGATCCTCACCGAACTGATCCGGCGCTCCGACGTCATGGTCGAGAACTTCGGACCGGGCGCGGTGGACCGCATGGGCTTCACCTGGGACCGTATCCAGGAGATCAATCCGCGTATCGTCTATGCCTCCATCAAGGGGTTCGGGGACGGTCCGTACACCGACTTCAAGGCGTACGAGGTCGTCGCGCAGGCCATGGGCGGGTCCATGGCGACCACCGGCTTCGAGGACGGGCCGCCGCTGGCGACGGGGGCCCAGATCGGAGACTCGGGCACGGGCATCCATGCCGTGGCGGCAATCCTCGCGGCGCTGTACCAACGGGAGAGCACCGGGCGCGGCCAGCGGGTCAACGTGGCCATGCAGCACGCCGTCCTCAACCTCTGTCGGGTGAAGCTGAGGGACCAGCAGCGGCTGGCACATGGCCCGCTCCGTGAATATCCCAACGACGACTTCGGCGACGAGGTTCCCAGGTCCGGGAACGCGTCCGGCGGCGGCCAGCCCGGCTGGGCCGTCAAGTGCGCGCCGGGCGGCCCGAACGACTACGTCTACGTCATCGTGCAGCCCGTCGGCTGGCAGCCGTTGAGCGAACTCATCGGCCGGCCGGAGCTCGCGGACGACCCCGAGTGGGCGACGCCGGAGGCCCGGCTGCCCAAGCTCAACAAGATGTTCCAGCTGATCGAGGAGTGGTCGTCCACCCTGCCCAAGTGGGAGGTGCTGGAGCGGCTGAACGCGCACAACATCCCGTGCGGGCCGATTCTGTCCACCAAGGAGATCATCGAGGACGAGTCGCTGGTCTCCAACGAGATGGTCGTCACCGTGCCGCACCCCGAGCGCGGCGAGTTCGTGACCGTCGGCAGCCCACTGAAGCTGTCCGACTCCCCCGTGGACGTGACCAGTTCACCCCTGCTCGGCGAACACAACGAAGAGGTCTACGTCGGCGAGCTGGGGCTCGGCGACGAGGAGTTGCGCCTGCTCAAGTCGAACGGAGTGATCTGA
- a CDS encoding acetate--CoA ligase family protein, with product MAEDRGARVRELLDAVRAEGRSALTAPEGKVIADAYGIAVPGEELARDVEEAVSFAARFGGPVVMKIVSPDILHKTDAGGVIVGVEGAADVRAAFHTIVDNARAYAPDARIEGVQVQELLPKGQEVIVGAVTDPTFGKVVAFGLGGVLVEVLKDVTFRLAPVDADEALSMLDSIRAAEILRGVRGAPAVDRWAIAEQIRRVSELVADFPEIAEVDLNPVIATPEGAVAADIRVILTESVPKPRRTYTRDEILTSMRRLMQPSSVAVIGASNEQGKIGNSVMRNLVDGGFAGEIHPVNPKADDILGRKAYKSVTDVPGEVDVAVFAIPAKFVAAALEEVGRKGVPNAVLIPSGFAETGEHELQEEIVAIAERHGIRLLGPNIYGYYSTWQDLCATFCTPYDVKGGVALTSQSGGIGMAILGFARTTRTGVSAIVGLGNKSDLDEDDLLTWFGEDPHTECIAMHLEDLKDGRAFVEAARATVPKKPVVVLKAGRTAAGAKAAGSHTGALAGDDAVYEDILKQAGVIRAPGLNDMLEYARALPVLPAPQGDNVVIITGAGGSGVLLSDAVTDNGLTLMEIPPDLDASFRTFIPPFGAAGNPVDITGGEPPSTYEATIRLGLTDPRIHALVLGYWHTIVTPPMVFAELTARVVAEFRERGIEKPVVASLAGDVEVEEACQYLFERGVVAYPYTTEKPVAVLGAKYRWARAAGLL from the coding sequence ATGGCCGAAGACCGGGGCGCGCGGGTGCGTGAGCTCCTCGACGCCGTACGGGCCGAGGGACGGAGCGCGCTGACCGCTCCCGAGGGCAAGGTGATCGCCGATGCGTACGGGATCGCCGTACCCGGCGAGGAGTTGGCGCGGGACGTGGAGGAGGCGGTGTCGTTCGCGGCGCGCTTCGGCGGACCGGTGGTGATGAAGATCGTGTCGCCGGACATCCTGCACAAGACCGACGCGGGCGGGGTGATCGTCGGGGTGGAGGGCGCGGCCGACGTACGGGCCGCGTTCCACACCATCGTCGACAACGCGCGCGCGTACGCGCCGGACGCCCGTATCGAGGGCGTCCAGGTGCAGGAACTGCTGCCGAAGGGGCAGGAGGTCATCGTCGGCGCGGTGACGGACCCGACGTTCGGCAAGGTGGTCGCGTTCGGGCTCGGCGGGGTGCTGGTCGAGGTCCTCAAGGACGTGACGTTCCGGCTCGCTCCGGTCGACGCGGACGAGGCGCTGTCGATGCTGGACTCGATCCGCGCGGCCGAGATCCTGCGGGGGGTGCGCGGGGCGCCCGCCGTGGACCGGTGGGCGATCGCCGAGCAGATCCGCCGGGTCTCCGAACTCGTCGCGGACTTCCCGGAGATCGCCGAGGTGGACCTCAACCCGGTGATCGCGACCCCGGAGGGCGCGGTCGCGGCGGACATCCGGGTGATCCTCACGGAGTCGGTGCCGAAGCCGAGGCGCACCTACACGCGGGACGAGATCCTGACGTCGATGCGCCGGCTGATGCAGCCCTCGTCGGTGGCGGTGATCGGAGCCTCCAACGAACAGGGCAAGATCGGCAACTCGGTGATGCGCAACCTCGTCGACGGAGGCTTCGCCGGCGAGATCCATCCGGTGAACCCCAAGGCCGATGACATTCTGGGGCGCAAGGCGTACAAGAGTGTCACGGACGTTCCCGGTGAGGTGGATGTGGCGGTCTTCGCGATCCCCGCCAAGTTCGTGGCCGCGGCGCTGGAGGAGGTGGGTCGCAAAGGCGTCCCCAACGCCGTTCTGATCCCGTCGGGTTTCGCCGAGACCGGCGAGCACGAGCTCCAGGAGGAGATCGTGGCGATCGCCGAGCGGCACGGCATCCGGCTGCTCGGACCGAACATCTACGGCTACTACTCGACCTGGCAGGACCTCTGCGCCACGTTCTGCACGCCCTACGACGTCAAGGGCGGGGTGGCGCTGACCTCGCAGTCCGGCGGTATCGGGATGGCCATCCTGGGCTTCGCGCGCACCACGAGGACGGGGGTGTCGGCGATCGTCGGCCTCGGCAACAAGTCGGACCTGGACGAGGACGACCTGCTGACCTGGTTCGGCGAGGACCCGCACACCGAGTGCATCGCCATGCACCTGGAGGACCTGAAGGACGGGCGGGCCTTCGTGGAGGCCGCGCGGGCGACCGTCCCGAAGAAGCCGGTCGTGGTCCTGAAGGCGGGCCGTACGGCCGCCGGGGCGAAGGCGGCGGGCTCGCACACGGGAGCGCTGGCGGGCGACGACGCCGTGTACGAGGACATCCTCAAGCAGGCCGGTGTCATCAGGGCGCCGGGCCTGAACGACATGCTGGAGTACGCGCGCGCGTTGCCGGTGCTGCCGGCGCCCCAGGGCGACAACGTCGTGATCATCACGGGGGCCGGAGGCAGTGGTGTGCTGCTGTCGGACGCGGTGACGGACAACGGGCTGACCCTGATGGAGATCCCGCCGGACCTGGACGCGTCGTTCAGGACGTTCATCCCGCCGTTCGGGGCGGCCGGCAACCCGGTCGACATCACCGGGGGCGAGCCGCCGTCGACGTACGAGGCGACGATCCGGCTGGGCCTTACGGACCCGCGCATCCACGCGCTCGTCCTCGGCTACTGGCACACCATCGTCACTCCCCCGATGGTCTTCGCGGAGCTCACCGCGCGCGTGGTGGCCGAGTTCCGCGAACGGGGCATCGAGAAGCCCGTGGTCGCGTCGCTCGCGGGTGACGTCGAGGTGGAGGAGGCCTGCCAGTACCTCTTCGAGCGGGGGGTCGTGGCGTACCCGTACACGACCGAGAAGCCGGTGGCGGTGCTGGGCGCGAAGTACCGGTGGGCGCGGGCGGCGGGGTTGCTGTGA